In one window of Onychomys torridus chromosome 7, mOncTor1.1, whole genome shotgun sequence DNA:
- the Panx1 gene encoding pannexin-1: MAIAHLATEYVFSDFLLKEPTEPKFKGLRLELAVDKMVTCIAVGLPLLLISLAFAQEISIGTQISCFSPSSFSWRQAAFVDSYCWAAVQQKSSLQSESGNLPLWLHKFFPYILLLFAILLYLPTLFWRFSAAPHLCSDLKFIMEELDKVYNRAIKAAKSARDLDLRDGPGLPGGNENVGQSLWEISESHFKYPIVEQYLKTKKNSNHLIVKYIGCRLVTFVVILLACVYLSYYFSLSSLSDEFLCSIKSGVLRNDSTIPDHFQCKLIAVGIFQLLSFINLIVYALLAPVVIYTLFVPFRQKTDVLKVYEILPTFDVLHFKSEGYNDLSLYNLFLEENISELKSYKCLKVLENIKSNGQGIDPMLLLTNLGMIKMDVIDGKTPMSSEIKGEDQRSRPGEFKDLDLSSDTTANNGEKNSRQRLLNSSC, translated from the exons ATGGCCATCGCCCACCTGGCCACAGAGTATGTGTTCTCGGACTTCTTGCTGAAGGAGCCCACGGAGCCCAAATTCAAGGGGCTGCGGCTGGAGCTAGCGGTGGACAAGATGGTCACGTGCATCGCTGTGGGTCTGCCTCTGTTGCTCATCTCGCTGGCCTTCGCTCAGGAGATCTCCATCG GTACCCAGATAAGCTGCTTCTCCCCAAGTTCTTTCTCCTGGCGACAGGCTGCCTTCGTGGATTCCTACTGCTGGGCGGCCGTACAGCAGAAGAGTTCCCTGCAGAGCGAGTCCGGAAACCTCCCCCTGTGGCTGCACAAG TTCTTCCCGTACATCCTGCTGCTCTTTGCCATACTCCTGTACCTGCCCACCCTGTTCTGGCGCTTCTCAGCAGCTCCCCATCTCTGCTCGGACCTGAAGTTTATCATGGAAGAACTTGACAAAGTCTACAACCGTGCCATCAAGGCTGCCAAGAGTGCTCGGGACTTGGACCTGAGAGATGGACCTGGACTGCCAGGAGGCAATGAGAATGTGGGGCAAAG tctgtGGGAGATATCTGAAAGCCACTTCAAGTACCCAATCGTGGAGCAGTACTTGAAGACGAAGAAGAACTCTAATCATTTAATCGTGAAGTACATTGGCTGCCGACTGGTGACATTTGTAGTCATCCTGCTGGCGTGTGTCTACTTGAGCTATTACTtcagcctctcctcactctccGACGAGTTTCTGTGCAGCATCAAATCGGGTGTCCTGAGAAATGATAGCACCATTCCTGATCACTTCCAGTGCAAGCTCATCGCTGTTGGCATCTTCCAGCTGCTCAGCTTCATCAACCTCATAGTGTATGCTCTGCTGGCTCCTGTGGTCATCTACACGCTGTTCGTCCCGTTCCGGCAGAAGACAGATGTTCTCAAAGTATACGAAATCCTGCCGACCTTTGATGTTCTACATTTCAAATCTGAAGGCTACAATGACTTGAGCCTCTACAACCTCTTTCTAGAAGAGAACATAAGTGAGCTCAAATCATACAAGTGTCTTAAGGTGCTGGAGAACATTAAAAGCAACGGGCAGGGCATCGACCCCATGCTGCTGCTGACCAACCTAGGCATGATCAAGATGGACGTCATTGATGGAAAAACTCCCATGTCCTCAGAGATCAAGGGAGAGGACCAGAGGAGCCGGCCAGGGGAGTTTAAAG atTTGGACCTGAGCAGTGACACTACAGCAAACAATGGAGAGAAGAATTCTCGACAGAGACTTCTGAATTCATCTTGCTAA